The sequence below is a genomic window from Dyadobacter chenwenxiniae.
ACCCTAAAAATATCCGCAGGGCTATTTGCAACTAATGATGACGTACGGCCATCTATGAGTACCTTAAAGCTCGAACTGCCTTTTACTTTGATATCGCCGTCGGCATTAACCGATACCAACGGGACCTTAGCCAACATATCCAGGACAGTGCTGGTTTTATTATCCGGATCGCCCTGCACATTGTAAACCAGCCGGTCCACTTCCTGCTTAACCAGTGGTGATTTGCCAGCAATAACCACCTCTTTTAGTAGCTTCGGATCGGGTTCCAAATAAACTTCCGGCAGGGTAACTTCACCGCCATCGGCAACCGGGGCCCGGTATACGTGATAGCCCAACAATGCTATCCTGATGATATGCGGTGAGTTATCCTGAGTGCTGATCTGGAAACGACCGGTAGAATCGGTAAGAGCTTGCCCTACCAATTGCAGATCAATACTGCGTAATAGCTCTACCCGGACATCACGTAGTGGTTGCTGATTGTCCATCGCCAATACCCTGCCGCTGATCCCAATTTTTGCGTTGGGCAATTGCCCGTTAGCTTCTATCAGGATATTTTGATCTATCTGCCTAAAGCCAAAGCCCGTATTACGCAGTAACTCGAAAAGCGTCCGTTCAATGGTACGTCGAACCGGCGCCAGGTTCAGTCTGTCTATCTTATCTATATCTGCCTTACGATAGAAAAAGCGCAGCGTGGTTTGCTGTTCGATCTGTTTAAACGCGTCTGTTAACTCCTGTTGTTTCAGTCTTACGGTCACCTTTTCAACGGTCATATCCTGGCCATGTGTTGGCACTGCCAACAATAACTGTAGCGTGGCAAGGAGTAAGGCGGTAATAAGGAAACTGACGCGCATGAATTGTATTAAGTTTAATCGGTATTGCTGTGATTTACTAAAAGGGGGAGCATAATACATCCCCTCATCCTGCATTTTTGCAGAAATTTCCATACTTTTAAATGTTTTAAGTGATTACCAAATGATTTAAAGCTCCGGTTCTCCGGAAACCTGTAAGCTGATAGCCGTCGGCTTGCAGGTTCTATTTTTACTGTTTAGACTACCTTGAGTATAAATCAGCCTTTCTTTATTATTTTATTTCTCGTCCATTTATTATCGTTAATTACATCCGGCTCCATTAATCATAATGCTGCCGTCTGCTTTACTTTGATAGGTAGCGTCGTTAAAAGCGCAGATCACCTTTAATATTTTATCCAGTTTTTCACCTTTAAGGGCTGTACCTGTAAACCGGCAGTTTTTCACTTTATCATTGCCGAAATTTATTTTAACATTAAAGTGTTGCTCTAACTGCGAGGCTGCTTCGGCAAAAGTAATGTCCTCAAAATGCAGTTCGCTTTTCTGCCAGGCAATAGCCTGTTTGGCATCTACTTCAGTTTGAGTAGCCATACTATTCAATATGTTAAAGCTGATCTGTTGATTAGGCGTGAGGATTCCTAATTGCTTATTCCCGTTAGCGACACTTACCTTTCCCCGGATTACAGTTACTTTAATGGTATGGCTGATTTTATCCTCCTTAATATCAAAAGCCGTCCCCAAAACAGTAGTCACTACTTTTCCTGTATGTATAATAAAGGGTTTGTCTGCAATATGTTTAATATCGAAATATGCCTCACCGGAAAGATAAACCTCTCTTGTTTTACCATTAAATTGTGGGGGATATTTTAGTTGAGAACTGGCATTAACCCAAACTTTACTTCCATCGGCTAAGGTGATTTGCTTTTGTTGATTTAAGGAAACTGTTAACGCGGTTAACTGTACAGGATGCAGACGATTTTGCAAGGCAGGCCACTCCAGGTACAGCGTAGAACAAATAGCTAACACTGCTGCGACGGCAGCAAGGCGCCGCCATAAATGCTCGCGTTGCGGCATAACAACTACTTTGGGTTCGTTAGCCTTGATGCTATCCTGTATCTTGCCAAATACATCTGCTAGCCATTGATCCTTCCGGCTTTGATTAAAATACTGCCATTCGGAACGGGGATTATTGTTTTCCTCCAGCCAGCTTTCCACCAATCCATTTTCTTCCTTTGAAGTTTCGCCTTTCAGGTAACGATCCAATAAGGTTTCTATAATATTTCGGTCCATCTTTATAGAAATTTAACAGTAGTCGTATGAACTACCATTTAGTACTATAAGAAAATGAAATATTATTTAATTAAGGAGTAAACAGCGGCTTAACGCAACCACCAAAGTAAAAGAATTGATACGGAAATGGCTGATACTGATTTTCTTAGGTGTGACAATGCAGTGGATAGCTGATTTTTTACTGTCTGCTCTGATAATTGAAGCTTTTCCGCAATTTCCGGGATGCTTAGATTTTCCTCACGGCTTAACTGATATATATCTTTTACTCTTGGAGATAGTTGATCGAGCGAATTTTCAATAGTTTGCTGAAGTTCTTTAGCGGCTATTTTCTGTTCAATGCTAGGCTGATAGGCATTTGCTAATGATTGCAGCATTGCTGCATATTCTTCACGGGTAATATTCCGACGTATTATATCGATAATACGATGGCGGGTAAGGGTAAACAGGTAGGTTTTTAAATTAGAAGTGATTTGCAACCGTTCCCTGTCTTCCCAAAGTTTAACGAAAATGTCGTGGATTATATCTTCGGCATCTTCCAGGTTAAATAATTTTGATGCTGCAAAACCTGCGAGACTTTTTGCATAGCGCCTGTAAATCTCGGCAAAGGCTGTTTTATCGTCACTTTTTAAAAGATGAGTCAGCTCAATATCCGTTGAATGTTGTGTTTCTGGCATTTTAGTTTAGGTACCAATACAATAATCTACCGTCTCCTGAGCAAAACTATTGAAGTAAAAAGAAGTAGTATTAATAAACAAAATAATATGTCTGAGTTGATAACAGTCTTTCACTTACCGATGAAGGACGCTTTAACTAGTTTTCATATAAATACTGAACCAAAACCTTAAATCCTCCA
It includes:
- a CDS encoding RNA polymerase sigma-70 factor, which translates into the protein MPETQHSTDIELTHLLKSDDKTAFAEIYRRYAKSLAGFAASKLFNLEDAEDIIHDIFVKLWEDRERLQITSNLKTYLFTLTRHRIIDIIRRNITREEYAAMLQSLANAYQPSIEQKIAAKELQQTIENSLDQLSPRVKDIYQLSREENLSIPEIAEKLQLSEQTVKNQLSTALSHLRKSVSAISVSILLLWWLR
- a CDS encoding FecR family protein; the protein is MDRNIIETLLDRYLKGETSKEENGLVESWLEENNNPRSEWQYFNQSRKDQWLADVFGKIQDSIKANEPKVVVMPQREHLWRRLAAVAAVLAICSTLYLEWPALQNRLHPVQLTALTVSLNQQKQITLADGSKVWVNASSQLKYPPQFNGKTREVYLSGEAYFDIKHIADKPFIIHTGKVVTTVLGTAFDIKEDKISHTIKVTVIRGKVSVANGNKQLGILTPNQQISFNILNSMATQTEVDAKQAIAWQKSELHFEDITFAEAASQLEQHFNVKINFGNDKVKNCRFTGTALKGEKLDKILKVICAFNDATYQSKADGSIMINGAGCN